One Salmo salar chromosome ssa01, Ssal_v3.1, whole genome shotgun sequence DNA window includes the following coding sequences:
- the LOC106607607 gene encoding protein NDNF has product MMAAMALSWYLCLAVTLLCGPSWPQGHSALAPENEVPLRPTAWLPDGKVTSIHLPKGRTRRLYFTLKKVVMMSVTVSPCDLPIEWTLAARTLKDKPPKNPHWSTKKSMPEVWWRGPGTEDKIHTYTGNAMDTYTGPSYAPASIYILRLRPKDQDTRASVYLHQGSGSSGAFPELPSDPHVHTLGVGMTSVTLSWGPSTSLTRLPHTQRSYDYCVLVNRKHNYRNLCAAREGIRKEREKDKKRQKKDKQSKVTVWPILKNWWWQQWDAETDLRSPAALRDQHDELQCVCKGTESVCTVSELVPDTQYYFDVFLIDRLNGTSAAYTGTFTQTHEEARPAITPLREGELRWVTFRDGGSTSGEFFSFRPRGWQQSGLFTLQSCGSSEKIKVTVSSKGQELSSQAVGEDLAQIWLQGSPSYLIHLEREGTAPPRQAALGVLKASVKMQASSAYHRQGVPSLPSTLQIKSFNRLRSCESITLAWMGTEERSLYCVYRRRLGKGEGEKGGTAPCMGPESRSDTERVLCKYFQELNPRRAVTTAVIGGLEPGVAYMFDVYLMRRWGIPIKYSSKTVKTRKEC; this is encoded by the exons ATGATGGCAGCAATGGCCCTGTCCTGGTATCTCTGCCTGGCCGTGACTCTCCTCTGTGGCCCCTCCTGGCCCCAAGGACACTCGGCTCTGGCCCCTGAGAATGAGGTGCCACTCCGCCCCACCGCCTGGCTGCCTGATGGAAAGGTCACCTCCATACATCTGCCCAAAGGACGCACCCGGAG ACTGTACTTCACATTGAAGAAGGTTGTGATGATGTCTGTGACCGTCAGTCCCTGTGACCTCCCCATCGAATGGACCCTCGCAGCCCGAACCCTGAAGGACAAACCGCCTAAAAATCCACACT GGAGTACCAAGAAGAGTATGCCAGAGGTGTGGTGGAGAGGGCCTGGGACTGAGGACAAGATACACACCTACACTGGCAACGCCATGGACACCTACACAGGTCCTTCCTACGCCCCAGCATCTATCTACATCCTCAGGCTGCGCCCCAAGGACCAGGACACCAGGGCTAGCGTGTACCTCCATCAGGGCTCTGGGTCCTCAGGGGCCTTCCCAGAGCTTCCCTCTGACCCCCATGTCCACACCCTGGGTGTAGGAATGACCAGTGTCACCCTCAGCTGGGGCCCCAGTACCTCCCTCACAAGACTGCCGCACACCCAACGCAGCTATGACTACTGTGTCCTTGTCAACCGCAAACACAACTACCGCAACCTCTGTGCTGCCCGGGAGGGCATCAGGAAAGAGCGGGAGAAAGACAAGAAACGGCAGAAGAAGGACAAACAAAGCAAAGTAACTGTGTGGCCGATTCTCAAAAActggtggtggcagcagtgggatgCTGAAACAGATCTCCGGTCACCTGCTGCGCTCCGTGACCAGCATGATGAACTCCAATGTGTTTGTAAGGGAACAGAGAGCGTGTGCACTGTTTCAGAGCTTGTCCCTGACACGCAGTACTACTTTGACGTCTTTTTGATTGACAGGCTAAATGGAACCAGTGCAGCATATACTGGAACGTTCACTCAAACACATGAGGAGGCCCGACCAGCTATCACACCACTCAGGGAAGGGGAGCTCCGGTGGGTGACCTTCCGGGATGGAGGCTCAACCTCTGGGGAGTTCTTTAGCTTCCGTCCCCGGGGTTGGCAGCAGAGTGGCCTATTCACTCTCCAGAGCTGCGGAAGCAGTGAGAAGATCAAGGTCACCGTCTCCAGCAAGGGCCAAGAGCTTAGCTCCCAGGCTGTGGGAGAAGACTTGGCTCAGATCTGGCTCCAAGGCAGCCCCTCCTACCTCAtccacctggagagagagggtaCTGCGCCCCCCAGACAAGCTGCTCTAGGGGTGCTGAAGGCCTCTGTTAAGATGCAGGCATCCTCTGCTTACCATCGTCAAGGGGTACCTTCGCTCCCCTCCACCCTGCAGATTAAGTCTTTCAACAGGCTGCGGAGCTGTGAATCCATCACCCTGGCCTGGATgggcacagaggagaggagcctatACTGCGTGTACCGCCGGAGGCTGGGTAAAGgcgagggggagaagggaggtaCGGCACCCTGCATGGGGCCCGAGTCACGGTCGGACACTGAGAGAGTCCTGTGTAAATACTTCCAGGAGCTAAACCCTCGGCGGGCTGTCACGACGGCCGTGATCGGGGGCCTGGAGCCTGGGGTCGCCTACATGTTTGATGTCTATCTAATGAGACGCTGGGGGATCCCCATAAAGTACAGCAGCAAGACAGTGAAAACCAGGAAGGAGTGCTGA